TACCATTTTTTTAATATTTTAGAACGTTCTAGAACATTTGTCGTTGACCATTTTTTAAAAGCTGTCTCTGCAGAATGAATTGCTTTGTTTGTGTCTATTTCTGTTGCGTTTGCAACAGTACAAACTAATTTGCCGTTTGCCGGGTTATTGACTTTAAATGTAGAATTGTCGGTGCTTTTAGTAAATTTATTATCAATAAATATCCCTGTTTGTAAGAGTTTCTTATTTTTCAATTCCATAATAAATCTTTTAAAAATTAATGAATAGAAGGGCAAAACGCAAGAAGTAAATTTTTAGCTTAAGCTTGCTTCATTATTCTCTCCCAGATTTCCGGAATGCGTCTAATCCAAACATATTCTCTTCTTTTTATACCAGCATCTTCAGCTGGAAAACCCATATAAGTTTTATTGCCTTTTAAGGAAGAAGGAACGCCGCTTTGTGCCATTACGACCGCGTTCTCGCCAATGGTTAATGTTTTACTTACACCTACTTGACCCCAAAGGGTAACGCCATCTTCAATAATTGCTGCTCCTGCAATACCTACCTGTGCAGCGAATAAGCAATTTTTCCCTACCTGTGTATCATGGCCAATATGTACCATGTTATCAATTTTTGTGCCTTGCCCAATTATGGTTGTTGCAGTAACGCCTCTGTCAATGGTACATGCAGCGCCTATTTCAACAAAATCTTCAAGACGAACATTCCCACAGCTTAGCATTTTTTTGTACCAGACATTACGCGATTTCTGGGTGTTATAATAAAAAGCATCACTTCCTATCACTGTACCTGACTGAATAATTACATTGTTGCCAATTTCTGTATAGTCCATCAACGAAACATTGGGATAGATAATGCAGTTATTGCCAATTTTTACATCTTTGCCAATGAAAACATTGGGCATGATAATGGTGTTTTCTCCTATTTGTACATTTGCATTAATTGCTTGTGTAGCTGCTGTGAATGGTCTGAAATAGTTGACAATACTGAGATAGGCTTCAAATGGATTTTCCACATACAATAAATTTTTGCCTTTTGGAATTTCAATATCTTTTGTATTAATGATGATATGCGTGGCAGCACTTTGCAAACATTTATTGTAATATTTGGGATGATCGACAAAAACTAAATCACCTTCTTCAACTTTATGTATTTCATTGATGCCTTTAGCTTCGGCGCTTTCATTGCCGATAATTTCTGCATTTATTAGTTCGCTGATTTGCTTTAGACTTATGGGTGTAGGAAATTGCATGCTATTTAATTTGTTATTTTTTAAAAATACTAATGTTGTTTCTTTTTCGTTGTTAAATATTGTTATAAATATTGAATGCCTTTATAGGCCTTTCTTTATCAATGTTACAGGAGAATAGTGTTCTTTATTTTAAAATTAAAATTTGTTTGTAGTAAAAGAAATGCACACTTTTTTTTAAAACTGTGAATAAAAAATAGTCAAAATTATTTTGCATTGGCGAAAAGTAGTTTTAATATTGTGGTAGGAAGTTTTTATTCCATACTTACTAACACATTTTTATCTGAATCCCGCTACTGCGGGATTTTTGTTTTACACTACAATCCACGCCAGACTTAGGTTTTCAAACAGCTTAAAATTTGTAGTCAATAAAATGTTTTCATGCGATTTTGCAAAGATAACAGGTATATCTCCCTCTTTATTAAAGTTGAACGGTTGTAGTAAAATATTATTTTTGAAATCGACTTTCCCAAAACTATACCATTTAAATGCTGCTTCTTTTGCACACCAAAGTGTTGTGAGCAAAGCTTTATTGAGTTTATATTTTTCAACAAATAGTACTTCTTCTTTATTTAAAAATTTATCTTTTATCTTAAGAACCTTATCGGTGAAAATTTCAATATCGATTCCCACTCTTTGCGTTTTACTTACAATCGCTGCTGCAAAATTTCCGCAATGTGATATAGAGAAATGGTAGATTTCATCTTTTAAATAAGGCTTCTTACTATCGGCAATGAGAATTTCTTCATTAGGAAAATCAGTAAATAAGAACGGAAGCAAATATCTTCCAGCTAAATGTTGAAGACGCTTGTGCGGATGGGTGATTTCCTTTTTTAGCATCACTTTTTTCAAAAAAAAGGATTCGCTCTCTTCGATATGCCAAATAGCTAGCCTTGTATTTTTATTTACATTCAATTGATAAAACAGTGGCATAGGAGCGTATAAATTCTATTTTGTTTTGTATAAAATATATATTTGCAAATATATTCTAAAACGAACAGTAAAAATCATGATTCTATCAGATACGCGTATTTTGGAAGAGATGGAGATGGGAACAATCAAAATAGTACCTTATGAAAGGGAAAGCTTGGGAAGTAATAGTTATGATGTTCATTTAGGCGCCACACTTGCCATATATGAAGATGAAATATTAGATGCCAAAAAACACAATACTATAAAATGTTTTGAAATACCTGAAGAAGGTTTTGTTTTGCAACCGCACACTTTTTATCTAGGCGTTACCTTAGAATATACTGAAACGCATGCGCATGTTCCCTTTTTAGAAGGAAAATCTTCAACCGGCCGCCTGGGAATTGACATTCACGCTACTGCTGGAAAAGGAGATGTTGGTTTTTGCGGTAACTGGACTTTAGAAATATCCTGCAAACAACCAGTGCGTATCTATCCGAAAATGCCCATTGGACAACTTATCTATTTCCCGGTAGATGGAGAAATTGAAGTAAAATATAACCAAAAGAAGAATGCCAAATACAGTGGTCAGCCCAATAGACCCATTGAAAGCATGATGTGGAAAAATAAGTTCTAACTAGTTTTCTATTGTTATATGATGATGAACTGGAATTGCTATTATTTCTTTAAGATTTAGCCATTTCATAATTGTATAAATTACTTATAAAAGTTCGTTTCACCTAAACCTTTGCCCTTTCTACCGAATATCTCGCTATATAAATGCTTAGCGAAAGACCTTTGTTTAAACCTAATGAAAGTATAAAAGTCGAACCTCTTTTTAAAATTTAAAGCCAAAATAAATTTATGCGCCAATTTTTATCAATTTGCTTAATGATATTTTCTATATCAGTGGCAAGTGCTCAAAGTAATGTGAGTTCAGGTTCTTTGACTGGCGTTATTGTAGATACTATTTCGCACAATGTAGACAAGGCATCTATTTCATTGGTAAATGCTAGGGATACTTCAATTGTGAAGAATACCTTGTCTGATAGTGTAGGGAATTTTAAGTTTTCAAATTTGCCCTTTGATACATATATTTTACGTATCTCTTTTCAAGGATACGAAATCTTGAATAAATATGTAGCTGTTACCAAAACAAAACCGGTAGTTGAGTTAGGAGATATTACTCTGCAACAATCGATTAATGAATTAGGTACAGTGACGGTTACCGCTGTTATTCCTATTACCTTAAATGGAGATACCACTTCTTATAGTGCTGATGCATTTGGCACTAAACCCAATGCAACAGTGGAAGATTTGTTGAAGAAGTTGCCTGGTGTACAAGTGGATCAAAATGGCGTTGTAACTGCCCAAGGAGAAACGGTCTCCCGTGTATTTGTTGATGGTAAACGATTTTTTGGCAGCGACCCAAAATTAGCGACACAAAATCTACCTAAAGATGTTGTAGATAAAATTCAAGTTTTTGACGGAAAAAGTGATCAAAGTGAATTTAGTGGTTTTGATGATGGTACAACTATTAAAACAATCAATATTGTTACCAAACCGGCCATGCGTCATGGCTGGTTTGGTAAAACTTCAGCAGGAATAGGAAATGAAAATACCTCCTTAAAAGACCCGTTATATTCTGTAACGCCTCGCGTGATGCGTTTTAATGGAAATATGAAGTTGGGGCTTTTCGGCCAGTTAAATAATATAAATGTTCAGAATTTCACAAGATCCGATCAGAATAATAGAAATGGCCTTACCAAGACTGCCGCTGCAAACCTTTTTTTTGGAGATACTTGGGGCAAGAAAGTAACGACTGATTTTAGTGGTCGTTATGGGTTTAATAGCACCAATGTAAATTTGTTGCAAAATACTATTCGCCAAAACTTTTATAGCAACCCGGCCTTGGATAATAATAATCTTTCGAATGATTCTTCAAAAACACTGACTCAAAATCAATCGGTAGATTTGAATTTTTTAACAAAGTTTGATTCCTCCAATCAATTGCGTGTAAGACCCACGCTTTCATTCAATAAATCAAACAGCAATAATCAGTCTACCACTGAAATTGATAGCCTTTCAAATGGTACAAGTATTCCTAAAACTTTGACCAACTCGATTAGTTCAAATAATAATATAAGTCGCAATGCAGGCTTTGGAGCCACTTATATGCATGCTTTTGCGAAAAAGGGGCGTACTATTACCCTAGATCTGCAATACAGCAATAGTTATTCAAATAGTAACGGAAATTATTTTTCCCATGTAAATTATTTAGATTTAAATTCTGATAGCACCATTAATCAAAAAAATGTGAATAGTAGTAATAATAATTCACTATCTACTTCCTTAACTTATACAGAACCTATTGGTGTGCATCAACAATTAGAGTTGTCTTATAATAATTCATTTTCTAACAATACAGCCGACAGAAGAACCTATGATTTTGATAGCCTTACTAATGGGTATACAAATCTGAATAATACGCTTACAAATTATTTTGTAAACAAATATTTGTCAAATAGAGGTACACTGGGTTATATGTATAATGATGGTACTGTCAATTTTAATGTGTCAGGTGGTGTACAATTTGGAAGAATGGAAAGTAATAACCTGAGTAAAAATTATGGCACCATCACAAACAATTATGTGAATTTATATCCTACGGCAAGTTTCACATATAATATTTCAAAAACCAAGAAATTACTTTTCCGTTATCAAGGTAGGACGAATCAGCCATCTGTTTCCCAGTTACAACCTATAACAGACAGCTCGAATCTTTTGAATATCACTTCTGGTAACCCTAACTTGAAACAAGAGTTTAATAATCATTTCCAATTTAGGTATAATAATGTTGATAGAACGGGCAGTGGAAAATCATTCTTTGCTTTTGTTGATGCATCTTTTGTACATAATAATATTCAGAACGCTGTTATTCATTTAAGTAATGGCGGGCAATCAAGTATGCCTGTAAATCTAAATGGTAATTATACATTGCGTGGTTATTTAGACTTCGGCCTGCCGTTAACATCTCCTAAATCTAATTTTGACTTTAGCACCAATATCTCTAATAGCCGTATCTCAAGTTTGATTGATAGTGAGAAAAACTTTACTTATACAACATCTTTTGCGGAAGGTATTCGTTGGAGTACTTCTGTGAGTAAATCTTTTGACATTAATGCCTCAGTTACACCATCCTATAATATTTCAAAATATAGCATAACAAGCAGCATTAACAGTAGTAATACCAACTATTATTCTCAATCGAGCTCTTTTGAAGGAACTTTTTATACTAATTCAGGATGGCAGTTGGCTTCTGATTTTAATTATACTTTTTATAGAGGCAAAGCGCCGGGCCAAAATATCAGTATTCCATTATGGAATGCAAGTATTACTAAACAAATATTTAAAAATAAGGCTGGGGAGATTAGCTTATCAGTACACGATATATTAAATGAAAACAAAGGTGTAAATTTCCAACGTTCACTTAACTATAGCTCACAAACTACTACCAATATATTGAAACGTTATGCGTTACTTACCTTTACTTATAACCTTAAACAATTTGGTAAGAAAGGTGATAGAAATGGAAATAGATCTTGGGATAGAGGAGGTCAACATGGCGGTTTCGGTGGCGGCCATGGTGGTTTCGGTGGTGGTCATGGCGGCGGTCGTGGCGGATTTTAAAAGATTGCAATTTATTATGAAAACGGATTCTTAAAATATAAGAAGCCAAAATTAATTCATTATTCCCTCCTAAATTATGAAGTTATTTTTGACTGTAAGTGCTATTCTATTTTGTTTCTTTTTCTCTAAAGCAAAGGCACAACAAAATATTTCTTATGGTTCAATTAACGGCAGTATTATAGATACTATCTCACATAACTTAAGTTTTGCTGCAATTAGTCTTTTAGATGTTAAAGATTCCTCTGTTGTCAGAAGAGCCCTTTCAGATACTTCTGGCAAGTTTTCTTTTTCGAAAATTCCATTTGGGTTGTATGTTTTGCGTGTTTCTTATCAAGGATTTAATGTATTTGACAAAGAAGTAGGTGTATCCCAAGCGCATCCTAATGATTCTTTACCTCCCATTACCTTGCAAGAATCTGTTGATGACTTAGGGACAGTAATTGTTACCGCCGTTATTCCTGTAAAGATGAATGGAGATACTACAGAATATAATGCGGATGCTTTTGGAGTAAAACCTAATGCTGTTGTAGAAGATCTATTGAAAAAATTGCCTGGAGTAGAAGTAGATGAGGATGGAAATATAACAGCGCAAGGAGAAAAAGTTGCTAGGATTTTTGTAGATGGGAAGCGTTTTTTTGGCAATGACCCAAAGATGGCGACACAAAACCTGCCAACAGAAGTAGTAGAAAAAATTCAGGTATTTGATGGGAAAACCGATCAAAGTGAATTTACTGGTTTTGATGATGGTAACTCTATTAAAACCATCAATATCGTTACAAAGAAAAATAAAAGAAAAGGTTGGTTTGGTAAATCCTCTGCGGCAGTTGGAAACGATGAAGCGTCGTTAAATGATTTATTCTATGATACGCACGCACGCGTTTTCAGATTTATGGGGGATAGGCGAATTGCTTTTGTCGGCGCATTTAATAGAACCTATAAGCAACCATTTGCCGTAAATATAGGAGAGGGGCAAAACGGCTTGTCTAAGAAAATATCCGGAGCTATTAATTATCGCGATCAATTTGGCAAGAAAACAGACTTTTCCGGAAGTTATTCTTATGACAATAGCAATAATATTTCTGCGTCCCAATCTTATACGCAGAGATTGTTTCAGAACGATACTACGCAAAACACTACACAACTGAGAACGAGTAATAATTCAAGTCAGAATCATTCAATAAACCTGAATTGGGATACTAAGTTTGATACCTTAAATGAACTAAGAGTGAGAGCAGATATTAATTTCTCCAATGGGGATAATTCGGGTACCTCAAATAGTTTTATAGATAATACAGTCAATAATACAGATTCTACAGCCGTCAGTAAAACCTTTGCAAAAAATAGCCGCGAGAACAATAGTGGAAATGCATCGGTAAGTACTACTTTTCGCCATAGGTTCTTCAAGCCTGGGCGTACTATTTCTATCAGTAATAATTTAAGTTCCAATTCTGGAAACGCAAGTGGTTTAAATTATTCCGACATATTTTCTTATTTAAATGATAGTACAAAATATACCAATCAGTTATTTAATGCCCATAATAATTCCAGGTCGATTAATACGACTCTGGCATATACAGAACCCATTGCTCTGCATCAATTAATTCAATTTGAAATTAATAATTCATTCAGTAAAAATACTTCGGACAGGCGTACATATAATTTTGATAGTACGACTATGCAATACACTTTGGCAGATTCTATTCTTACTAATAAATATGAGAATACCTACCAATCTAATCGCGCCACTTTAAGTTATTTATATAATAATGGGGTTATAAATTTTAGTGCAGGTACGGGTGTACAATTGGGCAATCGGCAAAGTGATAATTTATCTAAGAATTTATTCTTGACACAGCATTATGTAAATCTATACCCGACTGTCAGTTTCTCTTATCAAATTTCCCAGTATAAACGCTTTAGGTTCAATTATCATGGAAGAACCAATCAGCCTAATGTGCAGCAGTTGCAACCGGTTATAGATAATTCCAATCCATTAAATATTGTTTCCGGTAATCCCAATCTAAAACAAGAGTTTAATAATACTTTCTTACTTCGCTATACCAATATAAATAAAGAAACCAATAATACATTTTTTGCGATGCTAAATGGTAGTTTCACGAAAAATAATATTGTCAATTCAATTACACGTTTGTCAAATGGTGGACAATCTTCAATTCCGGTGAATTTAAATGGCAATTATTCATTGAGTGGGTATGTTAATTGGGGCTTTTCAATTGCTTCTCCAAAATCAAATATTGAACTATCTACCCGGGCCTCTAATGGTCGTATAGCCAGTTTGATAGATGGTAATAGAAATTATACTTACAATACCAATTTTAGCCAAACTGTTCGCTGGTCGACTAATTTAAAAGAGACCTTTGATGTCAATCTTTCAACCGACCCTTCCTACCATATTACAACATATACTGTAAACAAAGCACAGAATGGTAATTACTATTCCCAATCTATTTCCTTTGACGGTACTTGGTATAGTAATTCAGGTTGGGAAGCGATGTCGAAATTTAATTATATATTTTATGCCGGCTTGCCTGCCGGACAAAATACCAGTATTCCACGTTGGAATATAAGTATAGCTAAGCTGTTCTTTAAGAATAATTCTGGAGAAATAAAATTGACTGTAAATGATTTACTTAATAAAAGTAAAGGGATATCCTTTACACGTACTGAAAACTTTATAAGACAATCGCAAACAAATGTATTACGTCGTTATTTTATGCTCACATTTACATATAATCTAAGAAAATTTGGCGGTAAAAAAGGGAGAGGTGATATGAATTTTAACAGAGATCGACATCGGAATGGTAGTGGATTTGAAGGAAGTGGAAAAAGCGGTGGACACCATGGTGGAGGGTTTTAAAGAACTTCTGTCTAAAATATTTCCAATAACTCTA
The Arachidicoccus soli DNA segment above includes these coding regions:
- a CDS encoding TonB-dependent receptor, which encodes MKLFLTVSAILFCFFFSKAKAQQNISYGSINGSIIDTISHNLSFAAISLLDVKDSSVVRRALSDTSGKFSFSKIPFGLYVLRVSYQGFNVFDKEVGVSQAHPNDSLPPITLQESVDDLGTVIVTAVIPVKMNGDTTEYNADAFGVKPNAVVEDLLKKLPGVEVDEDGNITAQGEKVARIFVDGKRFFGNDPKMATQNLPTEVVEKIQVFDGKTDQSEFTGFDDGNSIKTINIVTKKNKRKGWFGKSSAAVGNDEASLNDLFYDTHARVFRFMGDRRIAFVGAFNRTYKQPFAVNIGEGQNGLSKKISGAINYRDQFGKKTDFSGSYSYDNSNNISASQSYTQRLFQNDTTQNTTQLRTSNNSSQNHSINLNWDTKFDTLNELRVRADINFSNGDNSGTSNSFIDNTVNNTDSTAVSKTFAKNSRENNSGNASVSTTFRHRFFKPGRTISISNNLSSNSGNASGLNYSDIFSYLNDSTKYTNQLFNAHNNSRSINTTLAYTEPIALHQLIQFEINNSFSKNTSDRRTYNFDSTTMQYTLADSILTNKYENTYQSNRATLSYLYNNGVINFSAGTGVQLGNRQSDNLSKNLFLTQHYVNLYPTVSFSYQISQYKRFRFNYHGRTNQPNVQQLQPVIDNSNPLNIVSGNPNLKQEFNNTFLLRYTNINKETNNTFFAMLNGSFTKNNIVNSITRLSNGGQSSIPVNLNGNYSLSGYVNWGFSIASPKSNIELSTRASNGRIASLIDGNRNYTYNTNFSQTVRWSTNLKETFDVNLSTDPSYHITTYTVNKAQNGNYYSQSISFDGTWYSNSGWEAMSKFNYIFYAGLPAGQNTSIPRWNISIAKLFFKNNSGEIKLTVNDLLNKSKGISFTRTENFIRQSQTNVLRRYFMLTFTYNLRKFGGKKGRGDMNFNRDRHRNGSGFEGSGKSGGHHGGGF
- a CDS encoding outer membrane beta-barrel protein, yielding MIFSISVASAQSNVSSGSLTGVIVDTISHNVDKASISLVNARDTSIVKNTLSDSVGNFKFSNLPFDTYILRISFQGYEILNKYVAVTKTKPVVELGDITLQQSINELGTVTVTAVIPITLNGDTTSYSADAFGTKPNATVEDLLKKLPGVQVDQNGVVTAQGETVSRVFVDGKRFFGSDPKLATQNLPKDVVDKIQVFDGKSDQSEFSGFDDGTTIKTINIVTKPAMRHGWFGKTSAGIGNENTSLKDPLYSVTPRVMRFNGNMKLGLFGQLNNINVQNFTRSDQNNRNGLTKTAAANLFFGDTWGKKVTTDFSGRYGFNSTNVNLLQNTIRQNFYSNPALDNNNLSNDSSKTLTQNQSVDLNFLTKFDSSNQLRVRPTLSFNKSNSNNQSTTEIDSLSNGTSIPKTLTNSISSNNNISRNAGFGATYMHAFAKKGRTITLDLQYSNSYSNSNGNYFSHVNYLDLNSDSTINQKNVNSSNNNSLSTSLTYTEPIGVHQQLELSYNNSFSNNTADRRTYDFDSLTNGYTNLNNTLTNYFVNKYLSNRGTLGYMYNDGTVNFNVSGGVQFGRMESNNLSKNYGTITNNYVNLYPTASFTYNISKTKKLLFRYQGRTNQPSVSQLQPITDSSNLLNITSGNPNLKQEFNNHFQFRYNNVDRTGSGKSFFAFVDASFVHNNIQNAVIHLSNGGQSSMPVNLNGNYTLRGYLDFGLPLTSPKSNFDFSTNISNSRISSLIDSEKNFTYTTSFAEGIRWSTSVSKSFDINASVTPSYNISKYSITSSINSSNTNYYSQSSSFEGTFYTNSGWQLASDFNYTFYRGKAPGQNISIPLWNASITKQIFKNKAGEISLSVHDILNENKGVNFQRSLNYSSQTTTNILKRYALLTFTYNLKQFGKKGDRNGNRSWDRGGQHGGFGGGHGGFGGGHGGGRGGF
- a CDS encoding UDP-3-O-(3-hydroxymyristoyl)glucosamine N-acyltransferase codes for the protein MQFPTPISLKQISELINAEIIGNESAEAKGINEIHKVEEGDLVFVDHPKYYNKCLQSAATHIIINTKDIEIPKGKNLLYVENPFEAYLSIVNYFRPFTAATQAINANVQIGENTIIMPNVFIGKDVKIGNNCIIYPNVSLMDYTEIGNNVIIQSGTVIGSDAFYYNTQKSRNVWYKKMLSCGNVRLEDFVEIGAACTIDRGVTATTIIGQGTKIDNMVHIGHDTQVGKNCLFAAQVGIAGAAIIEDGVTLWGQVGVSKTLTIGENAVVMAQSGVPSSLKGNKTYMGFPAEDAGIKRREYVWIRRIPEIWERIMKQA
- a CDS encoding 4'-phosphopantetheinyl transferase family protein is translated as MNVNKNTRLAIWHIEESESFFLKKVMLKKEITHPHKRLQHLAGRYLLPFLFTDFPNEEILIADSKKPYLKDEIYHFSISHCGNFAAAIVSKTQRVGIDIEIFTDKVLKIKDKFLNKEEVLFVEKYKLNKALLTTLWCAKEAAFKWYSFGKVDFKNNILLQPFNFNKEGDIPVIFAKSHENILLTTNFKLFENLSLAWIVV
- the dcd gene encoding dCTP deaminase, whose protein sequence is MILSDTRILEEMEMGTIKIVPYERESLGSNSYDVHLGATLAIYEDEILDAKKHNTIKCFEIPEEGFVLQPHTFYLGVTLEYTETHAHVPFLEGKSSTGRLGIDIHATAGKGDVGFCGNWTLEISCKQPVRIYPKMPIGQLIYFPVDGEIEVKYNQKKNAKYSGQPNRPIESMMWKNKF